In Marinicella rhabdoformis, a genomic segment contains:
- the prpC gene encoding bifunctional 2-methylcitrate synthase/citrate synthase: protein MGNVKKAGGAGLRGQSAGETSLCTVGKIGAGLTYRGYDVDDLATNASFYETAFLILHGKLPNQAELDAYKKKINGLRELPEAVKKTLELIPATAHPMDVMRTGCSILGNIETETDFAQQSDQADRLVAIFPSIICYWYKFAHEGVRIETASDIDGVGAHFLEMLHGKAPSELHARVMDVSLILYAEHEFNASTFTGRVVASTLSDIHSCVTASVGALRGPLHGGANEAAMALIEQWSTPEEATTAIGHMLETKQLIMGFGHAVYTERDPRNAIIKRWSEKLAEEAGDTVLYPVSCAVEKKMWDEKKLFPNADFFHASAYHFMGIPTELFTPIFVMSRVTGWTAHVMEQRANNRIIRPNADYTGPDTRKVNPIAERD, encoded by the coding sequence ATGGGAAATGTTAAAAAAGCTGGAGGCGCAGGCTTACGAGGCCAAAGCGCAGGCGAAACTTCATTATGTACGGTTGGTAAAATTGGCGCTGGCCTCACTTACCGTGGCTATGACGTGGACGATTTGGCCACCAATGCTTCATTTTACGAAACCGCCTTTTTGATTTTACACGGCAAATTACCTAACCAAGCTGAGTTAGATGCCTACAAGAAAAAAATCAATGGTTTGCGTGAATTACCAGAAGCAGTTAAGAAAACTTTGGAATTGATTCCAGCCACAGCACACCCAATGGACGTGATGCGTACGGGCTGTTCAATCTTAGGCAACATCGAAACCGAAACAGATTTTGCACAACAATCGGACCAAGCCGATCGTTTGGTGGCCATATTCCCTTCAATCATTTGTTACTGGTACAAATTCGCTCACGAAGGTGTGCGCATTGAAACAGCTTCAGACATCGATGGTGTCGGTGCCCATTTCTTAGAAATGTTACACGGCAAGGCACCGAGTGAATTACACGCCCGCGTCATGGACGTGTCTTTGATTTTGTACGCCGAGCATGAATTCAACGCATCTACCTTTACTGGTCGTGTTGTCGCCTCCACCTTGTCTGACATCCACTCTTGCGTTACCGCATCAGTCGGTGCCTTGCGCGGACCTTTACATGGCGGCGCGAATGAAGCGGCAATGGCTTTGATCGAACAATGGTCAACACCAGAAGAAGCAACAACTGCTATCGGTCACATGTTAGAAACCAAACAATTGATCATGGGTTTTGGACACGCGGTTTATACAGAACGTGACCCAAGAAACGCCATCATCAAACGTTGGTCTGAAAAATTGGCCGAAGAAGCAGGCGATACGGTGCTTTACCCAGTCAGTTGTGCAGTTGAGAAGAAGATGTGGGATGAGAAAAAACTGTTCCCAAATGCAGATTTCTTCCACGCCTCTGCCTACCATTTTATGGGCATCCCAACTGAACTGTTCACACCCATCTTCGTGATGTCACGTGTCACAGGCTGGACTGCTCACGTCATGGAGCAACGCGCCAACAACCGCATCATCCGTCCAAACGCCGACTACACTGGCCCGGACACACGCAAAGTCAACCCGATTGCTGAGCGTGATTGA